In Paracoccus aerodenitrificans, the following are encoded in one genomic region:
- a CDS encoding citryl-CoA lyase gives MTEATKATATDKAVSDWWTTSIIRMEPGVIKFRGHPIQDLIGTVSFPQMIWLMLRGDVPSEGQAKLLEAALVASVDHGPQAPSIATARMAITCGVGLNNAMGSAVNVLGDVHGGAGEQLVELFERIDAAGGVSAVPEMLVAFRAEKGKFVPGYGHRFHKDGDPRTPRLLGLVDDLVAQGEISGRFVAIARAIEAELAGRTHGVPMNIDGATAVIFAELGFASPLARGIFCLSRSVGILAHAWEQKQQGGRNKGPMPPSYLWTYRDD, from the coding sequence ATGACTGAGGCGACGAAAGCTACGGCGACGGACAAGGCGGTTTCGGACTGGTGGACTACCTCGATCATCCGGATGGAACCGGGCGTGATCAAGTTTCGCGGCCATCCCATCCAGGATCTGATCGGCACCGTCAGCTTCCCGCAGATGATCTGGCTGATGCTGCGCGGCGACGTGCCGAGTGAGGGCCAGGCGAAGCTGCTGGAAGCGGCGCTGGTGGCCTCGGTCGATCACGGGCCGCAGGCTCCCTCGATCGCAACGGCGCGCATGGCCATCACCTGCGGCGTGGGTCTGAACAACGCCATGGGATCGGCGGTCAACGTGCTGGGTGATGTCCACGGCGGCGCCGGGGAACAGCTGGTCGAGCTGTTCGAGCGGATCGACGCGGCGGGCGGTGTGTCGGCGGTGCCCGAGATGCTGGTGGCATTCCGCGCCGAGAAGGGCAAGTTCGTGCCGGGCTACGGGCACCGCTTCCACAAGGACGGTGATCCGCGCACACCGCGGCTGCTGGGGCTGGTCGATGATCTGGTCGCCCAGGGCGAGATCTCGGGCCGTTTCGTCGCCATTGCCCGGGCCATCGAGGCCGAGCTGGCGGGCCGGACGCATGGTGTGCCGATGAACATAGACGGCGCCACGGCGGTGATCTTCGCCGAGCTGGGCTTCGCCTCACCGCTGGCGCGCGGCATCTTCTGCCTGTCGCGCTCGGTCGGTATTTTGGCCCATGCTTGGGAACAGAAACAGCAGGGCGGGCGCAACAAGGGGCCAATGCCGCCAAGCTATCTGTGGACCTACAGGGACGACTGA
- a CDS encoding CaiB/BaiF CoA transferase family protein — MTQDNKATSPLSDVRVLDMTNVLAGPFACQQLAHLGAEVIKIEIPGRGDLARQLGASRALSADLMGVSFLAQNAGKGSVELDLKSAEGKVDFLTLVETSDVVVENFRPGVMDRLGLGWELLRARKADLIYCAISGFGQTGPWAKRPAYDQIIQGAAGVMAVTGTPTVNPLRVGFPVADTIGGLTAAMSICAALADRSEARFIDVSMLEATVATMGWAVSNWLVAGVPPAVIGNENMTAAPSGAFRTGDGLLNIAANESRQWEALCRHLGREDLLSHPDYSQRDDRKANREALRAEIEAALAAKSARQWESELNPLGVPAGAVLKVEEVLASDHLSERGLVRDFGAFEGARGGRLSLVASPVKINGERPCVAAPPPRLGQDGDRYLGQQRKVVGDD; from the coding sequence ATGACCCAGGACAACAAAGCCACCTCTCCGCTTTCCGATGTCCGGGTGCTGGACATGACAAACGTGCTGGCGGGCCCATTCGCCTGCCAGCAGCTGGCACATTTGGGTGCCGAGGTCATCAAGATCGAGATCCCAGGCCGGGGCGACCTAGCGCGTCAGCTGGGCGCGTCGCGTGCGCTTTCGGCGGATTTGATGGGCGTGTCCTTCCTGGCGCAGAATGCCGGCAAGGGTTCGGTCGAGCTGGATCTAAAAAGCGCCGAGGGCAAGGTGGATTTCCTGACCCTGGTCGAGACCTCGGACGTGGTGGTCGAGAACTTCCGCCCTGGAGTGATGGATAGGCTGGGCCTGGGCTGGGAGCTGCTCCGCGCCCGCAAGGCCGACTTGATCTATTGCGCCATTTCGGGCTTCGGGCAGACAGGCCCTTGGGCCAAGCGCCCGGCCTATGACCAGATCATCCAGGGCGCGGCGGGGGTCATGGCCGTCACCGGCACGCCCACGGTCAACCCGCTGCGCGTGGGTTTCCCGGTGGCTGACACCATCGGCGGGTTAACCGCCGCCATGTCGATCTGCGCTGCCCTGGCGGATCGCAGCGAGGCGCGCTTCATCGACGTTTCCATGCTGGAGGCGACAGTGGCGACAATGGGCTGGGCTGTGTCCAACTGGCTGGTGGCGGGCGTGCCGCCTGCGGTGATCGGCAACGAGAACATGACGGCGGCCCCCTCGGGCGCCTTCCGGACCGGCGATGGCCTGCTGAACATCGCTGCCAATGAAAGCCGCCAGTGGGAGGCGCTTTGCCGTCACCTGGGCCGCGAGGATCTGCTGAGCCATCCCGACTATAGCCAGCGCGATGACCGCAAGGCCAATCGCGAGGCCCTGCGGGCCGAGATCGAGGCAGCCCTGGCCGCCAAGTCCGCCCGCCAGTGGGAGTCCGAGTTGAACCCGCTTGGCGTGCCTGCGGGCGCGGTCCTGAAGGTTGAGGAAGTGCTGGCCTCTGATCACCTGTCCGAACGCGGGCTGGTGCGCGATTTCGGCGCCTTCGAGGGCGCACGCGGTGGGCGGCTGTCGCTGGTCGCCTCGCCGGTGAAGATTAACGGCGAGCGGCCCTGTGTCGCGGCCCCGCCGCCCCGGCTGGGCCAGGATGGAGACCGCTATCTGGGGCAGCAGCGAAAGGTGGTGGGCGATGACTGA